Proteins from a genomic interval of Lolium perenne isolate Kyuss_39 chromosome 1, Kyuss_2.0, whole genome shotgun sequence:
- the LOC127327380 gene encoding uncharacterized protein At1g15400-like, translating to MAGLQRSSGTFRRSGSSGMVWDDDRHLSGEIRPSPGRRDDGPSPPARVQRSRSNGHGGYRAGAGRVSPALDPPSPRVGVCGFCGFFGGKAAGKKKKRDGGKDKSKVIPRAAANRSPRARRASG from the coding sequence ATGGCGGGGCTGCAGCGGTCGAGCGGCACGTTCCGGCGCTCCGGCTCGTCGGGGATGGTGTGGGACGACGACAGGCACCTCTCCGGGGAGATCAGGCCGTCACCGGGCCGCCGCGACGACGGACCTTCGCCTCCTGCGCGGGTGCAGCGCAGCCGGTCGAACGGGCACGGCGGGTACAGGGCGGGCGCCGGCCGCGTCTCGCCCGCGCTCGACCCGCCGTCGCCGCGCGTCGGCGTCTGCGGCTTCTGCGGGTTCTTCGGCGgcaaggcggccgggaagaagaagaagagagatgGCGGCAAGGACAAGTCCAAGGTCATCCCGAGGGCCGCCGCCAACCGTTCGCCGAGGGCGAGGCGAGCTAGCGGTTGA